From the Burkholderia sp. WP9 genome, the window CCGTAACTCTCGACGTATTTCATCAGCGCGGGCACGTAGTCGGCCACGCCGAACAGCACCGCTCCCGCGTTATAAAACTCGACGTCGATCCCGCCGAGCCTCCCGGTGCGCTGCCAGTGATCGGAGGACAGATACATGGCCTTTTGCGGCGCGCCGGCGCATTTGATCGGCATCGGCGGCTGCGTGAAGAGCGCGCGTCCGCCCTTTAGCCCCTGTACGAGGCGCCACGTGTACGGGGCGAGGTCGTAGCGATAGTTCGAGGTGACGCCATTGCGGCCGAGGGTCTGCGCCAACCCTTCGACGGCGTTCCAGTTGAGCTTGAGCCCTGCGCAGACGATGAGCTGGCTATACCTGACAACGCGGCAACCCTCGAGCACCAGCGCATTGTTCTCCGGCTCGAACGCCGCTACGGCGCCCTTGATCCGGTGCACCCTGGCCGGCAGCACGTCGTCCATGGTGCGCGCCGTCGTCTCGGGCCGGAACACACCGGCGCCGACCATCGTCCAGCCCGGCTGGTAGTAGTGCGTGTCGGCCGGATCGATCACGGCGATATCCAGCCCCGGCGCGCGCGCGAGCAGGCTCGACGCTGTCGCGATGCCCGCGGCGCCGGCCCCCACGATGACGACGTCGTGCCGCTCCTGTGAGACGACGAGGGGCGACGCGATCCGCCCGGCAAGGCCGGTCAGGTCGTGGCCGGCAGCTTGCGGGTTCGTGTGCTTTCTGATTTCCATTGCTTCTCCTAACTATTGTGCCGACGCTCAACGCATCCGTCAGAGCGCATTCACCGGAATCTTGATGTACGAAACGCCGTTACTCTCGGGCTCGGGCAGATGGCCGGCGCGCATGTTGACCTGAACGGAAGGAAGAATCAGAACAGGCATATCGAGCGTCGCATCGCGGGCCTTGCGCATTTCGACGAAGGCCTGCTCGGGTGTTCCTTCGCGTACGTGAATGTTGTGCTCGCGTTCGTCCGCGACCGAGCTTTCGTACTGCACCGGACGGCCACCCGGCTGATAGTCGTGGCACATGTAAAGGCGTGTTTGCGAAGGCAGGCTCAGGACACG encodes:
- a CDS encoding FAD/NAD(P)-binding oxidoreductase; the protein is MEIRKHTNPQAAGHDLTGLAGRIASPLVVSQERHDVVIVGAGAAGIATASSLLARAPGLDIAVIDPADTHYYQPGWTMVGAGVFRPETTARTMDDVLPARVHRIKGAVAAFEPENNALVLEGCRVVRYSQLIVCAGLKLNWNAVEGLAQTLGRNGVTSNYRYDLAPYTWRLVQGLKGGRALFTQPPMPIKCAGAPQKAMYLSSDHWQRTGRLGGIDVEFYNAGAVLFGVADYVPALMKYVESYGIKLNFGFNLSAIDGEAKRATFTRTVAGGAPERVETEFDMIHVVPPQTAPDFIAVSPLADAAGWVDVDQSTLRHKRFDNVYGLGDVTNTPNAKTAAAARKQAPVVAHNVLAALGAMSGVATYDGYGSCPLTVERGKIVLAEFLYGGKVAPTFPGWLIDGKHPSRLAWLLKERILPPLYWRGMLKGKEWLAHPRLAE